In Cryptomeria japonica chromosome 10, Sugi_1.0, whole genome shotgun sequence, a genomic segment contains:
- the LOC131029034 gene encoding calmodulin-binding protein 25: MVHGAAAAVSHTKAWEELVPTKGLRYEAGSMLQQNNSVSADAWISQASQRDMQSLTMALQRELCSQSTKSNGIYDFQSLAPAGGSAWTGSEWRCKSESEVSSESGAKGEGEEGGGLGIESLVSPQFKRSNGLSATGKVSKRRSRAANKTPITFLNADPANFRAMVQQVTGVPINPNATRLWSPSTAGVGMPGLVRPEPKRASSSAAAVTATASAAIQGLPTLDTSAIFIAACGGAPANLNNAYSSPPPPLARSAAPAEDFTEKLRVACMQSLIKNGGGSGAGAGAGSGYFVPDQNQGFMNFMQEADLWFNNNVDVELGGGVL; this comes from the coding sequence ATGGTGCATGGTGCTGCTGCTGCTGTGAGTCATACTAAGGCGTGGGAGGAACTGGTGCCGACGAAAGGTTTGAGATACGAAGCTGGATCGATGCTGCAACAAAATAATTCTGTTTCTGCGGATGCTTGGATAAGTCAAGCATCTCAGCGTGATATGCAGTCTTTGACTATGGCTTTGCAGAGAGAATTGTGCTCTCAAAGCACTAAAAGTAATGGTATTTATGACTTTCAGTCCCTGGCTCCTGCCGGCGGCTCTGCTTGGACGGGGTCGGAATGGAGGTGTAAGAGTGAGAGCGAAGTGAGCTCTGAGAGCGGAGcaaaaggagagggagaggaaggaGGAGGTCTCGGGATCGAGTCCCTGGTGAGTCCTCAGTTTAAGAGAAGTAATGGACTAAGTGCGACGGGGAAGGTGAGCAAGCGGCGGTCCAGAGCGGCGAACAAGACGCCTATAACTTTCCTGAACGCGGATCCGGCGAATTTCAGAGCTATGGTGCAGCAGGTGACGGGAGTGCCTATAAACCCTAACGCTACTCGGCTTTGGAGCCCCTCCACCGCCGGCGTCGGTATGCCGGGGCTTGTCCGGCCGGAGCCTAAGCGCGCCTCCTCTTCCGCCGCCGCGGTCACGGCTACCGCCTCGGCTGCTATCCAGGGGCTTCCAACCCTTGATACCTCGGCTATTTTCATTGCTGCTTGTGGCGGAGCTCCTGCAAATCTTAATAATGCCTATTCTTCTCCTCCGCCGCCTCTTGCTCGCTCCGCCGCCCCTGCCGAGGACTTTACTGAGAAGCTCAGAGTTGCTTGTATGCAGTCGTTAATAAAGAATGGCGGTGGCAGCGGTGCCGGCGCCGGCGCCGGAAGTGGATATTTCGTGCCGGATCAAAACCAGGGTTTCATGAATTTTATGCAGGAAGCTGACCTGTGGTTCAATAATAATGTCGATGTAGAGCTCGGCGGCGGTGTTCTGTGA